One window of the Periophthalmus magnuspinnatus isolate fPerMag1 chromosome 17, fPerMag1.2.pri, whole genome shotgun sequence genome contains the following:
- the cirbpa gene encoding cold inducible RNA binding protein a isoform X1: protein MSDEGKLFIGGLSFDTNEDTLAAAFGKYGTIEKVDVIRDRETGRSRGFGFVKYDNAEDAKDALDAMNGKTLDGRAIRVDEAGKGSRSRGGSSYNSGPRGGGRYNSGSRGRGRGFSRGGGYGDRSYSDRSYGDRGFGGGGGERSFGSGYRSGGGGGYSSGGSYRDNRGQGGYGERSGSYRDGYDSYTAND from the exons ATGTCTGACGAAGGAAAACTTTTCATCGGAGGCCTGAGTTTCGACACAAACGAGGACACTCTGGCTGCGGCCTTCGGGAAATACGGAACCATCGAGAAAG tCGACGTtatcagagacagagaaactgGACGGTCCCGTGGTTTCGGCTTTGTAAAATACGACAATGCTGAAGATGCAAAAGATGCGCTGGACGCTATGAATGGAAAG ACCCTTGATGGCCGAGCTATCCGTGTAGATGAAGCTGGAAAGGGCAGCAGATCCAGGGGTGGAAGTTCCTACAACTCTGGACCCCGTGGTGGAGGACGCTACAACAGTGGCTCACGTGGAAGAGGTCGTGGTTTCTCGAGAG GTGGTGGATATGGTGACAGAAGCTATAGCGACAGAAGCTATGGAGACAGGGGCttcggtggtggtggtggtgaaagGAGCTTTGGCAGTGGATACAGGAGCGGTGGAGGCGGTGGCTACTCCTCTGGAGGCAGCTACAGGGACAATAG GGGGCAGGGAGGTTATGGAGAGCGCTCTGGATCATACCGGGATGGATATGACAGCTATA CTGCAAACGACTAA
- the cirbpa gene encoding cold inducible RNA binding protein a isoform X2: protein MSDEGKLFIGGLSFDTNEDTLAAAFGKYGTIEKVDVIRDRETGRSRGFGFVKYDNAEDAKDALDAMNGKTLDGRAIRVDEAGKGSRSRGGSSYNSGPRGGGRYNSGSRGRGGGYGDRSYSDRSYGDRGFGGGGGERSFGSGYRSGGGGGYSSGGSYRDNRGQGGYGERSGSYRDGYDSYTAND from the exons ATGTCTGACGAAGGAAAACTTTTCATCGGAGGCCTGAGTTTCGACACAAACGAGGACACTCTGGCTGCGGCCTTCGGGAAATACGGAACCATCGAGAAAG tCGACGTtatcagagacagagaaactgGACGGTCCCGTGGTTTCGGCTTTGTAAAATACGACAATGCTGAAGATGCAAAAGATGCGCTGGACGCTATGAATGGAAAG ACCCTTGATGGCCGAGCTATCCGTGTAGATGAAGCTGGAAAGGGCAGCAGATCCAGGGGTGGAAGTTCCTACAACTCTGGACCCCGTGGTGGAGGACGCTACAACAGTGGCTCACGTGGAAGAG GTGGTGGATATGGTGACAGAAGCTATAGCGACAGAAGCTATGGAGACAGGGGCttcggtggtggtggtggtgaaagGAGCTTTGGCAGTGGATACAGGAGCGGTGGAGGCGGTGGCTACTCCTCTGGAGGCAGCTACAGGGACAATAG GGGGCAGGGAGGTTATGGAGAGCGCTCTGGATCATACCGGGATGGATATGACAGCTATA CTGCAAACGACTAA